A genomic window from Agrobacterium tumefaciens includes:
- a CDS encoding MFS transporter, which translates to MNNRTINELEYVPRRKEPDAKWAAVVSLSLGVFGLVTAEFLPVSLLTPLSQDLAISSGIAGQSITVTALVAAVAGPGVVIGTRGIDRRWTLLGLTTLLIISSTLAAFANGLFMLFASRVLLGIGLGGFWAMSAALALRLVPLDKMPRAMAIILTGVSVATVCAAPVGAWIGATLGWRSAFVVAGVLGVIALAVQLLTIPSLPPAGAPGLSTMFRLLQRPQVRIGLLTTLFIVAGHFAGFTYVRPFLEDVPQLGVEAISLVLLVYGIGGFFGNLFGGFLAERNTAWAVTFAATLIAASASTLVIAGASPVVAGVAIASWGFAFGALPVSVQSFITRVASDEAESAGALLLTTFQIAISSGAVLGGLLIDLQGATMVFVFVAIAALLGASLMASRRGVVPQVEASQG; encoded by the coding sequence ATGAATAACCGGACCATAAACGAACTCGAATATGTGCCGCGCAGAAAAGAGCCGGATGCGAAGTGGGCCGCCGTGGTTTCGCTTTCTCTCGGCGTCTTCGGGCTGGTGACGGCGGAATTTCTGCCGGTCAGCCTTCTGACGCCGCTATCGCAAGATCTTGCCATCAGCTCCGGTATTGCCGGGCAATCCATCACCGTCACTGCGCTGGTTGCGGCGGTTGCCGGCCCCGGTGTCGTCATTGGCACACGCGGCATCGACCGCCGCTGGACACTTCTCGGGCTGACCACGCTGCTGATCATTTCCAGCACGCTTGCCGCCTTTGCCAACGGGCTTTTCATGCTGTTCGCATCGCGCGTTCTGCTCGGCATCGGCCTTGGCGGTTTCTGGGCAATGTCGGCGGCGCTGGCGTTGAGACTCGTGCCGCTCGATAAGATGCCGCGCGCCATGGCCATCATCCTCACGGGGGTTTCGGTCGCTACCGTCTGCGCCGCACCTGTGGGCGCGTGGATCGGCGCGACGCTCGGCTGGCGTTCTGCCTTCGTGGTTGCAGGTGTGCTCGGTGTCATCGCACTTGCCGTGCAGCTGCTCACCATTCCGTCTCTGCCGCCGGCCGGCGCACCCGGTCTCTCCACCATGTTCCGGCTGTTGCAGCGGCCGCAGGTCCGGATCGGCCTCCTGACGACGCTGTTCATCGTTGCGGGTCACTTTGCCGGCTTCACCTATGTTCGCCCGTTCCTGGAGGACGTGCCGCAGCTCGGCGTTGAGGCGATTTCCCTCGTTCTTCTGGTCTATGGTATCGGCGGCTTTTTCGGCAATCTGTTCGGCGGTTTCCTTGCCGAGAGGAACACGGCATGGGCGGTGACCTTCGCCGCCACGCTGATTGCCGCTTCGGCCTCCACTCTGGTGATTGCCGGCGCATCTCCCGTCGTTGCGGGTGTCGCCATCGCTTCCTGGGGTTTTGCCTTCGGCGCGCTTCCGGTCAGCGTCCAGAGCTTCATCACCCGGGTCGCTTCCGATGAGGCGGAAAGCGCCGGTGCGCTGCTGCTCACCACCTTCCAGATCGCCATTTCCAGCGGCGCGGTTCTGGGCGGCCTGCTGATCGATCTGCAGGGGGCGACGATGGTCTTCGTCTTTGTGGCGATTGCCGCGCTTCTCGGCGCATCGCTCATGGCGTCGCGCCGTGGTGTGGTGCCGCAGGTCGAGGCGTCGCAGGGATAA
- the zigA gene encoding zinc metallochaperone GTPase ZigA: MSKKLPVTVLSGFLGAGKTTLLNHILANRDGLRVALIVNDMSEINIDAALVRDGGANLSRTEEQLVEMTNGCICCTLRDDLLTEVRALAEQGRFDYLLIESTGIAEPLPVAATFDFRDENGRSLSDVAQLDTMVTVVDAANLLNDYGSSDFLADRGETAGDGDNRTIVDLLVEQIEFADVVVLNKIGTATPEERDAARKIIVGLNPDAKLIEADFGRVELKEVLGTGRFDFARAEEHPLWFKELHGFKDHIPETEEYGIRSFVYRAKKPFDPVLFQRFIDRAWPGVVRAKGFFWLATRPRYVGEISQAGALVRTGKMGLWWSAVPKEQWPREKQFLDMMKPYLDPVFGDRRQEIVFIGSDPMSEARIRAQLDACLIDTEAFTPDAWRHLPDPFANWDRQAA; encoded by the coding sequence ATGTCGAAAAAACTCCCCGTCACCGTCCTCTCCGGCTTTTTAGGCGCTGGCAAAACCACCCTTCTCAACCACATCCTCGCCAATCGCGATGGCCTGCGCGTGGCGTTGATCGTCAACGATATGAGCGAAATCAATATCGATGCGGCGCTGGTGCGGGATGGCGGCGCCAATCTCTCGCGCACCGAGGAACAGCTGGTGGAAATGACCAATGGCTGCATCTGTTGCACACTGCGCGACGACCTCTTGACCGAGGTCCGTGCGCTCGCCGAACAGGGTCGCTTCGATTATCTGCTGATTGAATCCACCGGCATCGCCGAGCCGCTTCCCGTGGCCGCCACCTTCGATTTCCGTGACGAGAACGGCCGCAGCCTGTCGGATGTCGCGCAGCTGGATACGATGGTGACGGTGGTGGATGCCGCCAATCTCCTCAATGACTACGGTTCGTCCGATTTTCTGGCCGACCGGGGCGAAACGGCGGGTGATGGCGACAATCGCACCATCGTCGACCTTCTGGTCGAGCAGATCGAATTTGCCGATGTCGTCGTCCTCAACAAGATCGGCACCGCCACGCCCGAGGAGCGGGATGCGGCCCGCAAGATCATCGTCGGACTGAACCCGGATGCGAAACTCATCGAGGCGGATTTCGGCAGGGTGGAACTGAAGGAGGTGCTCGGCACCGGTCGCTTCGATTTCGCCAGGGCCGAAGAACATCCCCTGTGGTTCAAGGAACTGCACGGCTTCAAGGACCACATTCCCGAAACCGAGGAATATGGCATCCGTTCCTTCGTTTACCGCGCCAAAAAGCCATTCGACCCCGTGCTGTTCCAGCGCTTTATCGATCGCGCATGGCCGGGGGTGGTGCGCGCCAAGGGCTTCTTCTGGCTGGCGACACGGCCGCGTTATGTCGGCGAGATCAGCCAGGCGGGCGCATTGGTCCGCACCGGCAAGATGGGCCTCTGGTGGTCCGCCGTGCCGAAGGAGCAATGGCCGCGTGAAAAACAGTTTCTCGACATGATGAAGCCCTATCTCGACCCGGTCTTTGGTGACAGGCGACAGGAAATCGTCTTCATCGGTTCCGACCCGATGAGCGAGGCCCGCATCCGCGCCCAGCTCGACGCCTGCCTGATCGACACCGAAGCCTTCACGCCGGATGCGTGGCGGCACCTGCCGGACCCCTTCGCCAACTGGGACAGACAGGCCGCTTAA
- a CDS encoding ABC transporter substrate-binding protein, protein MKKLVTAAIFTALMTGTALADTTLKLVEVITSPERTETLKGIVSKFEAANPGTKVEIISLPWSEAFQKFATMVSAGDVPDVMEMPDTWLSLYANNGMLESLEPYLAKWEHTAGLSERTLELGRDVKDTAYMLPYGFYLRAMFYNKKLLAEAGVKEPPKTLDEFADASKKVAALPGKYGYCLRGGPGGLNGWVMFGASMAGSNEFFTKEGTSTFDSPGWVKGLTYVVDLYKNGLAPKDSVNWGFNEIVAGFYSGTCAFLDQDPDALIAIAQRMKPEDFGIMTMPKGPDGKTFPTIGFAGWSMMSKSENKNLSWKLIETLEGPEGNIEWNKKTGALPVHKSAEKDPFYASEQFKGWFDELADKNAVPTTMPTYLEEFAFFKDSLVIKTSQEALLGDITPEDLAKQWAEYMTKAQQKFLASK, encoded by the coding sequence ATGAAAAAACTGGTAACAGCAGCAATCTTCACCGCCCTGATGACCGGAACGGCGCTGGCGGACACGACCTTGAAGCTGGTGGAAGTCATCACCAGCCCGGAACGCACCGAAACGCTGAAGGGTATCGTTTCGAAATTCGAGGCTGCCAATCCCGGCACCAAGGTGGAAATCATCTCTCTGCCGTGGAGCGAAGCTTTCCAGAAATTCGCCACCATGGTCTCGGCCGGCGATGTGCCTGATGTGATGGAAATGCCCGACACATGGCTGTCGCTCTACGCCAATAATGGCATGCTCGAAAGCCTTGAGCCTTACCTCGCCAAGTGGGAACACACCGCGGGCCTGAGCGAGCGCACGCTGGAACTCGGCCGTGACGTGAAGGACACGGCCTATATGCTGCCCTATGGTTTCTACCTGCGCGCCATGTTCTACAACAAGAAGCTGCTGGCCGAAGCCGGCGTGAAGGAGCCGCCGAAGACGCTCGACGAATTCGCCGATGCTTCCAAGAAGGTCGCGGCACTTCCCGGCAAATACGGTTATTGCCTTCGCGGCGGCCCGGGTGGCCTCAACGGCTGGGTCATGTTCGGCGCATCCATGGCCGGCTCGAACGAGTTCTTCACCAAGGAAGGCACCTCCACCTTCGACAGCCCCGGCTGGGTGAAGGGCCTGACCTATGTGGTCGATCTCTACAAGAACGGCCTGGCGCCGAAGGACAGCGTCAACTGGGGCTTCAACGAGATCGTCGCCGGCTTTTATTCCGGCACCTGCGCCTTCCTCGATCAGGACCCGGATGCGCTGATCGCCATTGCCCAGCGCATGAAGCCGGAAGATTTCGGCATCATGACCATGCCCAAGGGACCTGACGGCAAGACCTTCCCGACGATTGGTTTTGCAGGCTGGTCGATGATGTCGAAATCCGAAAACAAGAACCTGTCCTGGAAGCTGATCGAGACGCTCGAAGGGCCGGAAGGCAATATCGAGTGGAACAAGAAGACCGGTGCGCTGCCGGTGCACAAGTCGGCGGAGAAGGACCCCTTCTATGCCAGCGAGCAGTTCAAGGGCTGGTTCGACGAGCTGGCGGACAAGAACGCCGTGCCGACAACGATGCCGACCTATCTTGAGGAATTCGCCTTCTTCAAGGATTCGCTCGTGATCAAGACATCGCAGGAAGCGTTGCTCGGCGATATCACGCCGGAAGACCTCGCCAAGCAATGGGCTGAGTACATGACCAAGGCGCAGCAGAAGTTCCTGGCCTCGAAGTAA
- the aztA gene encoding zinc ABC transporter ATP-binding protein AztA, translated as MSDPCLTFTNLTLGYAGRAAVHHLDGDITKGSLTAVVGANGSGKSTLMKGIAGILKPLGGECRISSGISVAYLPQQSELDRSFPAQVRDLVALGLWPKRGLLGRHRSQDKAAMGRVMEAVGLSGFEKRNIDSLSGGQMQRALFARAMLQDAQLILLDEPFNAVDERTVTDLLVLIKAWVAEGRTVLAVLHDHQLVRQHFPQTLFLARRLVGLGPTADVLKPENMRQARHFHEAWEENAPWCAPGDALVTNTPTTHALDVGPRAASSHSHLHSHANSNAHG; from the coding sequence ATGAGCGATCCGTGCCTCACCTTCACAAATCTGACGCTTGGATATGCCGGCCGCGCAGCCGTGCATCATCTGGATGGCGATATCACCAAGGGATCGCTCACGGCGGTTGTCGGCGCCAATGGCTCGGGAAAATCGACGCTGATGAAGGGTATCGCCGGTATCTTGAAACCACTCGGTGGTGAATGCCGGATCAGTTCAGGCATTTCCGTCGCCTATCTGCCGCAGCAGTCGGAACTCGACCGGTCGTTCCCGGCTCAGGTGCGCGATCTCGTTGCGCTGGGTCTCTGGCCGAAACGCGGCCTGCTTGGTCGTCACCGTTCCCAAGACAAAGCGGCGATGGGGCGGGTGATGGAAGCGGTCGGGCTTTCCGGTTTTGAAAAACGCAATATCGACTCGCTTTCCGGCGGCCAGATGCAACGTGCCCTGTTTGCCCGCGCCATGTTGCAGGATGCGCAGTTGATCCTGCTGGATGAACCCTTCAATGCCGTCGATGAGCGCACCGTCACCGATCTTCTGGTGCTGATCAAGGCATGGGTTGCGGAAGGGCGCACGGTGCTCGCCGTCCTCCACGACCATCAGCTGGTGCGACAGCATTTTCCCCAGACCCTGTTCCTCGCGCGACGTCTCGTGGGCCTCGGCCCGACAGCCGATGTCCTGAAGCCGGAGAACATGCGCCAAGCGCGGCATTTCCACGAGGCATGGGAGGAAAATGCACCGTGGTGTGCGCCGGGCGATGCGCTGGTGACCAATACGCCAACGACCCATGCGCTCGATGTCGGGCCGCGGGCGGCGTCATCCCATTCCCACCTCCACTCCCACGCAAATTCGAATGCCCATGGCTGA
- a CDS encoding class I SAM-dependent methyltransferase has translation MSMADDARFWNRSARKYAKGRISDEAGYARTLERTRALLKPDDSILELGCGTGTTAIRLAGGVKDYLATDISAAMIAIAEERKQATGSFHNLTFSVTTAEALVPGDMQFNAVLGFNYLHLVRDLPGTLRHIHALLAPHGLLITKTPCVGDMNPLIRLILPVMRAIGKAPYAGVFNAAELGRHISASGFDILATEIHATKGHDNRPYIVARKR, from the coding sequence ATGAGCATGGCCGACGACGCCCGTTTCTGGAACCGGTCAGCACGGAAATATGCGAAAGGCAGAATTTCAGACGAGGCTGGATATGCGCGCACGCTGGAGCGGACCCGCGCCCTGCTGAAACCCGACGACAGCATACTGGAACTGGGCTGCGGCACCGGGACAACGGCGATCCGGCTGGCAGGCGGCGTCAAAGACTATCTTGCGACGGATATTTCCGCCGCCATGATCGCAATCGCCGAGGAGAGAAAACAAGCCACCGGCTCTTTCCACAACCTCACCTTCAGCGTAACGACTGCGGAAGCGCTTGTGCCCGGCGACATGCAGTTCAACGCGGTGCTGGGTTTCAACTATCTTCATCTGGTCCGCGACCTGCCCGGCACGCTGCGGCACATTCACGCCCTGCTTGCCCCGCACGGCCTGCTCATCACCAAGACCCCTTGTGTCGGCGATATGAACCCGCTTATCCGCCTTATCCTGCCGGTGATGCGGGCAATCGGCAAGGCGCCCTATGCCGGCGTGTTCAACGCCGCCGAGCTTGGCCGGCATATAAGCGCCAGTGGTTTCGACATTCTGGCAACGGAAATTCACGCAACGAAGGGCCATGACAACCGCCCTTACATCGTGGCGCGCAAGAGGTGA
- a CDS encoding AraC family transcriptional regulator codes for MNDALTEMLRGLRLDGVEYGRCRMATPWATAFPEQEAARFHFIGVGQAKLRKPSGEWLMLKCGDAVLLPRGHAHVLASGENVTPSPFDRFGKKEVCQGIFDMQCASAGGDTVAFTASMRFNMDNLHPLLQLMPDVMLTSDLAKSDPAIPHLLEAMAREVELNRVGAGGILARLADVLTATLIRTWVEYGCGDSSGWLAAVRNPELGRVLAAIHLSPEKDWSVEELASLMGASRSSFAERFTRIVGESPARYVVRVRMHQARLWLREGMRVTLAAEKLGYDSEASFSRAFKRVLGAPPSQFRRKDAAGLEDAA; via the coding sequence ATGAATGATGCCCTGACGGAAATGCTGCGAGGTCTGAGGCTTGACGGCGTGGAATATGGCCGCTGCCGCATGGCCACCCCCTGGGCGACTGCCTTTCCCGAACAGGAAGCGGCGCGGTTTCATTTCATCGGTGTCGGCCAGGCGAAACTGCGAAAACCTTCCGGTGAATGGCTGATGCTGAAATGCGGCGATGCCGTGCTTCTGCCGCGCGGGCATGCCCATGTGCTTGCCAGCGGTGAGAATGTGACGCCCTCGCCCTTTGACCGTTTCGGCAAAAAGGAAGTCTGCCAGGGCATTTTCGACATGCAATGCGCCAGCGCCGGCGGCGATACCGTGGCCTTTACCGCTTCCATGCGTTTCAACATGGATAATCTGCACCCTCTGTTGCAGCTGATGCCGGATGTGATGTTGACCAGCGATCTGGCCAAAAGCGATCCGGCCATTCCCCACCTGCTGGAAGCCATGGCGCGCGAAGTGGAGCTGAACCGCGTCGGCGCCGGCGGCATTCTCGCAAGGCTTGCCGATGTGCTGACCGCGACCCTGATCCGCACCTGGGTGGAATATGGCTGCGGCGATTCCAGCGGCTGGCTGGCCGCCGTGCGCAATCCAGAACTCGGGCGGGTGCTGGCCGCCATCCACCTCAGCCCGGAAAAGGACTGGAGCGTGGAGGAGCTTGCCTCGCTGATGGGCGCATCCCGCTCCAGTTTCGCGGAACGTTTCACCCGCATAGTGGGTGAAAGCCCGGCCCGTTATGTGGTACGCGTGCGCATGCATCAGGCGCGGCTATGGCTGCGCGAAGGCATGCGCGTGACGCTGGCGGCGGAAAAGCTCGGTTACGATTCCGAAGCCTCCTTCAGCCGCGCCTTCAAACGGGTGCTCGGCGCGCCACCCAGCCAGTTCCGCCGGAAGGACGCGGCCGGGCTGGAGGATGCGGCTTAA
- a CDS encoding FadR/GntR family transcriptional regulator: protein MQPIPPSDRVRQVEAALSDYVERAGLKAGERLPAERELMAALGVGRSTIREVIRKFQALGVIDSRKGSGNYLLKPISAATVHMPISIDAESLRDALLMTLEVRRGIEVEASMAAARRRTADDIATMEARLDEMERVHLAEGTSGKADLAFHLSIYDATHNTLFKQLLEQMREGFERFWSKPFDRPDFAGRSFPFHRTLFNAIAAGDAETAREETLKILAVVEEDIKDMSK from the coding sequence ATGCAGCCCATTCCGCCGAGCGACCGCGTGCGCCAGGTCGAGGCAGCGCTTTCCGACTATGTGGAGCGGGCCGGGCTGAAGGCCGGGGAGCGGCTGCCGGCCGAGCGGGAGCTTATGGCGGCGCTGGGTGTCGGGCGGTCCACCATCCGCGAAGTCATCCGTAAATTCCAGGCGCTCGGCGTCATCGACAGCCGCAAGGGCAGCGGCAATTATCTGCTGAAGCCGATTTCCGCCGCCACCGTGCATATGCCGATTTCCATCGATGCCGAAAGCCTGCGTGATGCGCTGCTGATGACGCTGGAAGTGCGGCGTGGCATCGAGGTGGAGGCCTCCATGGCCGCTGCGCGCCGCCGCACGGCAGATGATATCGCCACGATGGAAGCGCGGCTTGATGAGATGGAGCGGGTGCATCTGGCCGAGGGAACCTCCGGCAAGGCCGACCTTGCCTTCCATCTGTCGATTTACGACGCCACCCACAATACGCTGTTCAAGCAGCTTCTGGAGCAGATGCGCGAAGGTTTCGAACGTTTCTGGTCGAAACCCTTCGACCGCCCGGATTTCGCCGGCCGCTCCTTCCCCTTTCACCGCACGCTGTTCAACGCCATCGCCGCCGGCGATGCGGAGACCGCCCGTGAAGAAACACTGAAAATCCTCGCCGTCGTCGAGGAGGATATCAAGGACATGTCGAAATGA
- a CDS encoding PLP-dependent transferase yields the protein MNHGNDLFDPASFIVAHDEAHAFEAVVPPIVQTSLFTFSSYDEMVSTYRGEKVRPVYTRGLNPTVRLFEEMLAKLEGAEDALGFASGMSAISSTVLSFVSPGDRIVAVRHVYPDAFRLFGAFMQRMNIEVVYVDGRDEAAVEKAMPGAKLFYMESPTSWVMEAHDVGALAAIGKRHGAVIVIDNSWASPVFQQPISLGVDLVVHSASKYLGGHSDVVSGVVAGSKAMIDRIRAETYPYLGGKMSPFDAWLLIRGLRTLPLRMKAHQASALEIATRLQALDVVEKVCHPGLANRLPPGLNGTSGLFSFIFKEGVDVRAFADRLKLFKLGVSWGGHESLIVPGEVVLEQKAQPNSAHTFGISARSVRLHVGLEGTEALWNDLEPAIKAASAA from the coding sequence ATGAACCATGGCAACGATCTCTTCGATCCCGCCTCATTTATCGTTGCGCATGACGAGGCCCACGCCTTCGAGGCCGTGGTGCCGCCCATCGTGCAGACCTCGCTTTTCACCTTTTCCAGCTATGACGAAATGGTTTCCACCTATCGCGGCGAAAAGGTGCGGCCGGTCTATACGCGCGGGCTGAACCCCACTGTGCGGCTGTTTGAGGAGATGCTGGCGAAGCTCGAAGGGGCCGAAGATGCGCTCGGTTTTGCAAGCGGCATGTCGGCCATTTCCTCCACCGTGCTCTCCTTCGTTTCGCCGGGCGACCGGATCGTCGCCGTTCGCCATGTCTATCCCGATGCGTTCCGTCTGTTCGGCGCCTTCATGCAGCGCATGAATATCGAGGTGGTCTATGTCGACGGCCGTGATGAAGCGGCGGTTGAAAAGGCGATGCCGGGCGCGAAGCTGTTCTACATGGAAAGCCCGACGAGCTGGGTGATGGAGGCGCATGATGTCGGCGCGCTGGCGGCCATCGGCAAGCGGCATGGTGCCGTCATCGTCATCGACAATTCCTGGGCAAGCCCGGTCTTCCAGCAGCCGATTTCGCTCGGCGTCGATCTGGTCGTGCATTCGGCGTCGAAATATCTCGGCGGTCACAGCGATGTGGTCTCCGGCGTGGTGGCGGGATCGAAGGCGATGATCGACCGCATCCGGGCGGAGACCTATCCCTATCTCGGCGGCAAGATGTCGCCTTTCGATGCCTGGCTGCTCATTCGCGGGCTTCGCACCCTGCCGCTGCGCATGAAGGCGCATCAGGCCTCGGCGCTTGAGATCGCAACGCGCCTGCAGGCGCTGGATGTAGTGGAGAAAGTCTGCCATCCGGGGCTGGCGAACCGCCTGCCGCCCGGCCTTAACGGCACGTCGGGCCTGTTTTCCTTCATCTTCAAGGAAGGGGTGGATGTGCGCGCTTTTGCCGACCGCCTCAAGCTTTTCAAACTGGGTGTTTCCTGGGGCGGGCATGAAAGCCTTATCGTCCCCGGCGAAGTGGTGCTCGAACAGAAGGCGCAGCCAAACTCCGCCCACACCTTCGGCATCAGCGCGCGTTCGGTGCGCCTGCATGTCGGGCTGGAGGGCACGGAAGCCCTCTGGAACGATCTCGAACCCGCGATCAAGGCGGCCTCCGCCGCCTGA
- the aztB gene encoding zinc ABC transporter permease AztB, protein MADFFIEPFVQYVFMQRALAGALILAISCGPVGVFLMLRRMSLTGDAMSHAILPGAAVGFLFYGLEILPMTIGGLVVGLMVALGAGAVSRFTVQKEDASLAAFYLISLALGVLLVSWRGSSVDLMHVLFGTVLALNNEALGLISGICIVTLVVMITFWRALLAECLDPLFLRSVSNWGSPVHFLFLAIVVLNLVGGFQALGTLLSVGLMMLPAAASRFWSNRVAPMCFISIGIGMVSCFAGLILSYHASLPSGPAIILSAGVIYALSILVGTRGVLGDLLGSGRHRTA, encoded by the coding sequence ATGGCTGATTTCTTCATCGAACCCTTTGTTCAATATGTCTTCATGCAGCGGGCGCTTGCCGGCGCCTTGATCCTTGCCATCAGCTGCGGGCCGGTCGGGGTGTTCCTGATGCTGCGCCGCATGAGCCTTACGGGCGATGCCATGTCGCACGCCATCCTGCCGGGAGCGGCCGTCGGCTTTCTGTTTTACGGGCTGGAAATCCTGCCGATGACGATCGGCGGGCTGGTGGTCGGCCTTATGGTGGCGCTGGGCGCCGGCGCGGTATCGCGTTTCACCGTCCAGAAGGAAGATGCCTCGCTTGCCGCCTTTTATCTGATTTCACTGGCGCTTGGCGTGCTGCTCGTTTCATGGCGCGGCTCCAGCGTCGATCTCATGCATGTGTTGTTCGGCACCGTTCTGGCGCTGAACAACGAGGCGCTTGGCCTCATCAGCGGCATCTGCATCGTGACGCTGGTGGTGATGATCACTTTCTGGCGGGCGCTTCTGGCGGAATGCCTCGATCCCCTGTTCCTGCGCTCGGTCAGCAACTGGGGCAGCCCGGTGCATTTCCTCTTCCTTGCCATCGTCGTGCTCAATCTGGTCGGCGGCTTTCAGGCGCTCGGAACGCTGCTTTCGGTGGGCCTGATGATGTTGCCCGCCGCTGCCAGCCGTTTCTGGTCCAACCGCGTGGCGCCCATGTGCTTCATCTCGATCGGCATCGGCATGGTGTCCTGCTTTGCCGGCCTCATCCTGTCCTATCACGCGTCGCTGCCCTCAGGCCCGGCGATCATCCTGTCCGCGGGCGTCATCTACGCGCTTTCCATTCTCGTCGGCACGCGCGGCGTGCTCGGCGATCTTCTCGGTTCCGGCCGCCACAGAACGGCCTGA
- the aztC gene encoding zinc ABC transporter substrate-binding protein AztC: MFRTFRLATCASLLTLSPVLMAQASAAELKVVASFSIIADFAKNVGGDRVEITTLVGPDGDAHVYEPRPADAVAVSKAGVVLVNGLEFEGFLKRLIDTSGTKAPVVELTKGVEPLKLSEEPAGHAHPEAEEEEGHDHKAGEAGHSQETAEAHDHDHGHEGHHHHGEFDPHAWQSIKNAEIYVKNIAGAFCEVDKAGCATYTANSDAYIAKLAALNEKVKTEIAAIPPEKRVIITSHDAFGYFEHAYGLNFLAPEGISTESEASAADVAKLVDQVKHDKASAIFVENITDKRLIDQIASETGLKVGGTLYSDALSTADGPAATYIDMINHNIQTIKAAVLTQ, encoded by the coding sequence ATGTTCAGAACCTTCCGTCTTGCCACCTGCGCAAGCCTTCTTACCCTCTCCCCGGTCCTGATGGCCCAGGCGTCCGCCGCCGAATTAAAGGTCGTGGCCAGCTTCTCGATCATCGCCGATTTCGCCAAAAATGTCGGCGGTGACCGCGTCGAGATCACGACGCTGGTCGGTCCGGATGGCGATGCGCATGTTTATGAGCCACGTCCGGCCGATGCCGTTGCCGTCAGCAAGGCTGGCGTCGTGCTGGTCAATGGCCTGGAATTTGAAGGCTTCCTGAAACGGCTGATCGACACCAGCGGCACCAAGGCGCCTGTCGTTGAACTGACCAAGGGTGTCGAACCGCTGAAGCTTTCCGAAGAACCGGCCGGCCATGCCCATCCGGAAGCGGAAGAAGAGGAAGGCCACGACCACAAGGCGGGAGAAGCCGGCCACAGCCAGGAGACCGCCGAGGCCCATGATCACGACCACGGCCATGAAGGTCACCATCACCACGGTGAATTCGACCCGCATGCCTGGCAGTCGATCAAGAACGCCGAAATATACGTGAAGAACATTGCCGGCGCATTTTGCGAAGTCGACAAGGCCGGTTGCGCCACATACACCGCCAATTCCGATGCCTATATCGCCAAGCTTGCCGCCCTGAATGAAAAGGTGAAGACCGAGATTGCCGCCATCCCGCCGGAAAAGCGCGTCATCATCACCTCACATGATGCCTTCGGTTATTTCGAGCACGCTTATGGACTGAACTTCCTTGCGCCCGAGGGCATCTCAACGGAATCCGAAGCTTCGGCCGCCGATGTCGCCAAGCTCGTGGATCAGGTCAAACACGACAAGGCATCGGCGATCTTCGTCGAAAACATCACCGACAAGCGACTGATCGACCAGATCGCCAGCGAAACTGGCCTTAAGGTTGGCGGCACGCTCTATTCCGACGCGCTTTCCACCGCCGATGGTCCGGCCGCGACCTATATCGACATGATCAACCACAATATCCAGACCATCAAGGCAGCGGTTCTGACGCAGTAA